In Rhodospirillum rubrum ATCC 11170, a genomic segment contains:
- the anfK gene encoding Fe-only nitrogenase subunit beta: MSCELRKKERIGTINPIFTCQPAGAQYASIGIKDCIGIVHGGQGCVMFVRLLISQHLKESFEIASSSVHEDGAVFGALDRVEQAVDVLLMRYPDVKVIPIITTCSTEVIGDDVDGVVRKLEEGLLKEKFPDREVHLIPIHTPSFVGSMVTGYDVAVRDFVKAFAKKGKPSLKINLITGWVNPGDVKELKHLLAEMRVEANVLFEIESFDSPLMPDKSAVSHGSTTIDDLIDTANAQGTIALNRYEGAKAAEFLQKGFDVPAVIGPTPIGIRNTDTFLQNLKIMTGKAIPPSLVRERGIAIDALTDLVHMFLADKKVAIYGNPDLVIGLAEFCLDLEMKPMLLLLGDENAGYETDPRIKALQERVDHDMEIITNADLWELEDRVKNKGLELDLILGHSKGRFTAIDNNIPMVRVGFPTYDRAGLYRHPVVGYAGATWLAEAMANTLFTDMEYKKNKEWILNVW; the protein is encoded by the coding sequence ATGTCCTGCGAATTAAGGAAGAAAGAGCGCATCGGCACGATCAATCCGATCTTCACCTGCCAGCCGGCCGGCGCCCAATACGCCAGCATCGGCATCAAGGATTGCATCGGCATCGTTCACGGCGGCCAGGGCTGCGTCATGTTCGTCCGCCTGCTGATCTCCCAGCACCTCAAGGAAAGCTTCGAAATCGCCTCGTCCTCGGTTCACGAAGACGGCGCGGTGTTCGGCGCCCTTGACCGGGTGGAACAGGCCGTCGACGTGCTGCTGATGCGCTACCCCGACGTCAAGGTCATCCCGATCATCACCACCTGCTCGACCGAGGTCATCGGCGATGATGTCGATGGCGTGGTCCGCAAGCTGGAAGAAGGCCTGCTCAAGGAGAAGTTTCCCGACCGCGAGGTCCATCTGATCCCGATCCACACGCCCAGCTTCGTCGGGTCGATGGTCACCGGATACGACGTGGCGGTGCGCGACTTCGTCAAGGCCTTCGCCAAAAAGGGCAAACCCAGCCTGAAGATCAATCTGATCACCGGCTGGGTCAATCCGGGCGACGTGAAGGAACTCAAGCATCTGCTCGCCGAAATGCGGGTCGAGGCCAATGTCTTGTTCGAGATCGAAAGCTTCGATTCGCCGTTGATGCCCGATAAAAGCGCCGTCTCGCACGGCAGCACGACGATCGACGATCTGATCGACACCGCCAATGCCCAGGGCACCATCGCCCTGAACCGCTATGAAGGGGCCAAGGCCGCCGAGTTCTTGCAAAAGGGCTTCGACGTGCCCGCCGTCATCGGGCCGACGCCGATCGGCATCCGCAACACCGACACCTTCTTGCAGAACCTGAAGATCATGACCGGCAAGGCGATCCCCCCATCGCTGGTCCGCGAACGCGGCATCGCCATCGACGCCCTGACCGATCTTGTCCATATGTTCCTGGCCGACAAGAAGGTGGCGATCTATGGCAATCCCGATCTGGTGATCGGTCTGGCCGAGTTCTGCCTCGATCTGGAAATGAAGCCGATGCTGTTGCTGCTCGGCGACGAGAACGCCGGCTATGAGACCGATCCCCGCATCAAGGCGCTTCAGGAGCGCGTCGACCACGATATGGAGATCATCACCAACGCCGATCTGTGGGAACTGGAGGACCGGGTTAAGAACAAGGGTCTCGAACTCGACCTGATCCTTGGCCATTCCAAGGGCCGCTTCACCGCCATCGACAACAACATCCCGATGGTCCGCGTCGGCTTCCCCACCTATGACCGCGCCGGCCTCTATCGCCATCCGGTCGTCGGCTACGCCGGAGCCACCTGGTTGGCCGAAGCCATGGCCAATACCCTGTTCACCGACATGGAATACAAGAAGAACAAGGAGTGGATCCTCAACGTCTGGTAA
- a CDS encoding DEAD/DEAH box helicase — protein sequence MDFFPAGHPLTQALIERNYTEPTAVQTAVLEPGAQGRDLLVSAQTGSGKTVAYGLAIASTLLGDEAVLEPATEPLALIVAPTRELALQVHRELAWLYGHAGAKVVSCVGGMDPRAETRRLGEGCHIVVGTPGRLRDHLERGNLAVGRLKAVVLDEADEMLDLGFREDLEFLLEATPQERRTLLFSATLPKAIVTLAKRYQREAWRIAVAAGKQGHADIEYRAISVAPNEVEHAVVNLLRYVESPATLVFCNTRESVRHLQAILLERGFAAVALSGELGQGERNQALQALRDGRARVCVATDVAARGIDLPNIGLVIHAELPQNAQTLQHRSGRTGRAGRKGISVLLVLFSRKRRAEQLLETAGVRAQWGGAPSADDIRALDQERLLQSPLVSEDLTEDDLAMAKALLAVRSPEEIAAALVRMYRAQLPAAEDVFAAGTAEPSPEPRARRPASRDRDRDGEREPMTEPRPGRNSGLSGPSVCFRLNVGRQKNADPRWLVPMICRLGKITKQEIGAISIFERDTKIEIAAAFAERFIAAVGQVERGDIRIDPWVETSRSKPVDALEVATAGDEAAAAAPRASAPRAPRASEPRVTKPYEPRAPRSTEPRAPRAARSADRPTEARAPRTAEPRPPRASDRASEPRAAKAPRRTEKPAVGKAMVKTWGKPKPGSRPKTKQK from the coding sequence ATGGACTTTTTCCCCGCGGGTCATCCGCTGACCCAAGCCTTGATCGAGCGTAACTACACCGAACCCACCGCCGTGCAGACGGCGGTTCTCGAACCCGGGGCCCAGGGTCGCGACCTGCTGGTGTCGGCCCAGACCGGATCGGGCAAGACCGTGGCCTATGGTCTGGCGATCGCCAGCACCCTGCTTGGCGACGAGGCTGTGCTGGAGCCGGCGACCGAGCCGCTGGCCCTGATCGTCGCCCCCACCCGCGAGCTGGCCTTGCAGGTCCATCGCGAGCTGGCGTGGCTTTATGGCCATGCCGGGGCCAAGGTGGTGTCGTGCGTGGGCGGCATGGATCCCCGCGCCGAAACCCGGCGTCTGGGCGAGGGCTGTCATATCGTCGTCGGTACTCCCGGGCGTTTGCGCGACCACCTGGAGCGCGGCAACCTCGCCGTCGGCCGGCTGAAGGCGGTGGTGCTCGACGAAGCCGACGAGATGCTTGATCTGGGGTTCCGCGAGGATCTGGAATTCCTTCTGGAGGCGACGCCCCAGGAGCGCCGCACCCTGTTGTTCTCGGCCACCTTGCCCAAGGCCATCGTCACCCTGGCCAAGCGCTATCAGCGCGAGGCCTGGCGTATCGCCGTGGCGGCGGGCAAGCAGGGCCATGCCGATATCGAATACCGCGCGATCAGCGTCGCTCCCAACGAGGTCGAGCACGCGGTGGTCAATCTGCTGCGCTATGTCGAATCGCCCGCCACCTTGGTGTTCTGCAACACCCGCGAGTCGGTGCGCCACCTGCAGGCCATTTTGCTCGAACGCGGTTTCGCCGCCGTCGCCCTGTCGGGCGAACTGGGTCAGGGCGAGCGCAATCAGGCCCTTCAGGCCCTGCGTGACGGTCGCGCCCGGGTCTGCGTCGCCACCGACGTGGCGGCGCGCGGCATCGATCTGCCCAATATCGGGCTGGTCATCCATGCCGAGCTGCCCCAGAACGCCCAAACCCTGCAGCACCGCAGCGGCCGCACCGGCCGCGCCGGACGCAAGGGGATCAGCGTGCTTTTGGTGCTGTTCTCGCGCAAGCGCCGCGCTGAACAGCTTTTGGAAACCGCCGGCGTGCGCGCCCAATGGGGCGGCGCCCCCTCGGCCGACGATATCCGGGCGCTTGATCAGGAACGCCTGCTGCAAAGCCCGCTGGTCAGCGAGGATCTGACCGAGGACGATCTGGCGATGGCCAAGGCCCTTTTGGCGGTGCGCTCGCCCGAGGAGATCGCCGCCGCCCTGGTGCGCATGTACCGCGCCCAGTTGCCCGCCGCCGAGGATGTGTTCGCCGCCGGAACCGCCGAGCCTTCGCCCGAGCCGCGCGCTCGGCGTCCGGCGTCGCGCGATCGTGACCGCGATGGCGAGCGCGAGCCGATGACCGAGCCGCGCCCGGGACGGAACTCGGGGCTGTCGGGCCCCAGCGTCTGCTTCCGCTTGAATGTCGGGCGGCAGAAGAACGCCGATCCGCGCTGGCTGGTGCCGATGATCTGCCGCCTGGGTAAGATCACCAAGCAGGAGATCGGCGCGATCAGCATCTTCGAACGCGACACCAAGATCGAAATCGCCGCTGCCTTCGCCGAACGCTTCATCGCCGCCGTCGGTCAGGTCGAGCGCGGCGATATCCGCATCGATCCCTGGGTCGAGACCAGCCGTAGCAAGCCGGTCGACGCCCTGGAGGTGGCCACGGCCGGCGACGAGGCGGCCGCTGCGGCGCCCCGCGCCAGCGCGCCCCGCGCGCCCCGCGCCAGTGAACCCCGGGTGACGAAGCCCTATGAGCCGCGCGCCCCGCGATCGACCGAACCGCGCGCGCCGCGTGCCGCCCGCAGCGCCGATCGCCCGACCGAGGCCCGCGCCCCGCGCACGGCGGAGCCCCGCCCGCCGCGGGCGAGCGACCGCGCCAGCGAACCGCGCGCCGCCAAGGCGCCGCGCCGCACGGAAAAGCCGGCTGTTGGCAAGGCGATGGTCAAGACTTGGGGCAAGCCCAAGCCGGGCAGCCGTCCCAAGACCAAGCAGAAATAA
- a CDS encoding sigma-54-dependent Fis family transcriptional regulator produces the protein MLMDYTYAIDLDDFVDDSTDCKTGECRVAVLPILFQISQIISESEDLPRSLAIILKVMQQRMRIGRGTVSLYDRESGKIFVHESFGGRDDQQALGASGPGRGITAKVVDSGKAIIVPELRDSPTKPNRTQLQADGSDLAVSFFCVPILRGRKVLGTISAERVYANRRLLKQDVELIATIASMIAPAVELYLLENIDKVRLENENRRLHDALKSRFKPTNIIGTSKPMQEVYDLIHKVAMTKATVLILGESGVGKELVASAIHYNGATAEGPFIKFNCAALPESLGESELFGHEKGAFTGAIAQRKGRFEMADGGTIFLDEVGELSLAMQAKLLRVLQEKTFERVGGGRSVRVDVRIIAATNRNLPEMVEKGTFREDLFYRLNVFPITLPPLRDRGSDVILLVDHFIARHAAEGGREAKRVSTPALTMLMAYHWPGNVRELENVIERSVILSEDGVIHGYNLPPSLQTATETGTSFGCGLEAKLQAVEYEMIVEALKTHGGNATEAAKELGLTRRILGLRMEKYALNYKTYRKR, from the coding sequence ATGCTTATGGACTATACCTATGCGATTGATCTCGACGATTTCGTCGATGATTCCACCGACTGCAAGACCGGCGAATGTCGTGTCGCCGTTCTGCCGATCCTGTTCCAGATCAGCCAGATCATTTCCGAGAGCGAGGATTTGCCCCGGTCTCTGGCGATCATTCTCAAGGTCATGCAGCAGCGCATGCGCATCGGCCGCGGAACCGTCAGTCTTTATGACCGCGAAAGCGGCAAGATCTTCGTTCACGAAAGCTTTGGCGGCCGGGACGACCAGCAGGCCCTGGGCGCCAGCGGGCCGGGGCGCGGCATCACCGCCAAGGTGGTGGACTCGGGCAAGGCGATCATCGTGCCCGAACTGCGCGACAGCCCGACCAAGCCCAACCGCACCCAGCTTCAGGCCGATGGCAGCGATTTGGCGGTGTCGTTCTTCTGCGTGCCGATCCTGCGCGGTCGCAAGGTTCTGGGCACCATCAGCGCCGAGCGCGTCTATGCCAATCGCCGGCTGTTGAAGCAGGACGTGGAACTGATCGCCACCATCGCCTCGATGATCGCCCCGGCGGTGGAGCTGTATCTTTTGGAGAACATCGACAAGGTGCGGCTGGAAAACGAGAATCGCCGTCTGCACGACGCCCTGAAAAGCCGCTTCAAACCTACCAATATCATCGGCACCTCCAAGCCGATGCAAGAGGTCTATGATCTGATCCACAAGGTGGCGATGACCAAGGCCACCGTGCTGATCCTCGGGGAAAGCGGCGTCGGCAAGGAATTGGTCGCCAGCGCCATCCATTACAACGGCGCCACCGCCGAAGGGCCGTTCATCAAGTTCAATTGCGCCGCCTTGCCCGAAAGCCTAGGCGAGTCCGAGTTGTTCGGTCACGAGAAAGGCGCCTTCACCGGCGCCATCGCCCAGCGCAAGGGGCGCTTCGAGATGGCCGACGGCGGCACCATCTTTCTCGACGAGGTTGGCGAGCTGAGTTTGGCCATGCAGGCCAAGCTGTTGCGGGTGCTCCAGGAAAAGACCTTCGAGCGCGTCGGCGGCGGCCGGTCGGTGCGCGTCGACGTGCGGATCATCGCCGCCACCAACCGCAATCTGCCCGAGATGGTCGAGAAGGGCACCTTCCGCGAGGATCTGTTCTACCGGCTCAATGTCTTCCCCATCACCTTGCCGCCGCTGCGCGACCGGGGCAGCGACGTGATCTTGCTGGTCGATCATTTCATCGCCCGCCACGCCGCCGAGGGTGGGCGCGAGGCCAAACGGGTGTCGACCCCGGCCTTGACCATGCTGATGGCCTATCACTGGCCGGGCAATGTGCGCGAACTGGAAAACGTTATCGAACGCTCGGTGATCTTGTCGGAAGACGGGGTGATCCACGGCTATAATCTGCCGCCCTCGCTGCAGACGGCAACGGAGACCGGCACGTCGTTTGGCTGCGGCCTGGAAGCCAAGCTGCAGGCGGTGGAATACGAAATGATCGTCGAGGCCCTGAAAACCCATGGCGGCAACGCCACCGAGGCGGCCAAGGAGTTGGGGCTGACCCGGCGCATCCTTGGCCTGCGCATGGAAAAATACGCCCTCAATTACAAGACTTATCGCAAGCGCTGA
- a CDS encoding gamma-glutamylcyclotransferase family protein, with the protein MSRPADKPQPFYFAYGSNMNPAQIEARCRKPEVVATARLPDHRLGFFGSSKIWDGGEESAQPEPGADLWGVVYRLSFHDAEILDTWQKVWLDGTGPYFHFPTQVFDAEGRNYPVLLYKRDVLGPRQKPSAPYLDHIIAGAMARALPPPYIDLLRAIPTCQASTPVPRKASFNPEFFAGLACQCGD; encoded by the coding sequence ATGAGCCGGCCCGCCGACAAACCCCAGCCGTTCTATTTCGCCTATGGCTCGAACATGAACCCGGCGCAGATCGAGGCGCGCTGCCGCAAGCCCGAGGTCGTCGCCACCGCCCGCCTGCCCGACCATCGCCTGGGGTTTTTCGGGTCCTCCAAGATCTGGGACGGCGGCGAGGAAAGCGCCCAGCCCGAACCGGGGGCCGATCTTTGGGGCGTGGTCTATAGGCTGTCGTTCCACGATGCCGAGATCCTTGATACTTGGCAAAAGGTCTGGCTTGACGGCACCGGTCCCTATTTCCACTTCCCCACCCAGGTTTTCGACGCCGAGGGGCGGAATTATCCGGTGCTGTTGTACAAAAGGGACGTGCTTGGCCCCCGGCAAAAGCCCAGCGCCCCGTATCTTGACCACATCATCGCCGGAGCGATGGCGCGCGCCCTGCCGCCACCCTACATCGACCTCCTGAGGGCCATCCCCACGTGCCAGGCCAGCACCCCGGTTCCGCGCAAGGCAAGCTTCAATCCGGAGTTTTTCGCCGGTCTGGCCTGCCAGTGCGGGGATTAG
- the anfO gene encoding Fe-only nitrogenase accessory protein AnfO: protein MQIAAFVNDQGQVAGFFDKGPVRLFEGSAGAWTLKTDILVDRQEATGLSAVKDALNSIVAHLDETAVFLAKDTRGLAYALLDDMGYRVWKSEGGLSDQLDLVAQKEQALAKEAPKAAAPGCSSGGCGSGRGKKAECAAAPPPPPPPLPQDLGKGRYRLDLGAILAGDTRLNARVALLPVLQEKAFISLEILCDHLPRWFDQELAALGLRADPPHPRENGPGLRVIVFAPAETAPASGEPS from the coding sequence ATGCAAATCGCCGCTTTCGTGAACGATCAAGGTCAGGTGGCCGGCTTTTTCGATAAGGGCCCGGTCCGCCTTTTTGAAGGATCGGCCGGGGCGTGGACGCTCAAGACCGACATCCTTGTCGACAGGCAAGAGGCCACCGGCCTTTCGGCGGTCAAGGATGCCCTGAACAGCATCGTCGCCCATCTTGATGAAACCGCCGTTTTCCTGGCCAAGGACACGCGCGGCTTGGCCTATGCGCTGCTTGATGACATGGGCTATCGCGTCTGGAAGTCCGAGGGCGGGCTCAGCGACCAGCTTGATCTGGTGGCCCAGAAGGAACAAGCCCTGGCCAAGGAGGCGCCGAAGGCGGCCGCACCGGGTTGCTCGTCGGGTGGATGCGGGTCGGGGCGGGGGAAAAAGGCCGAGTGCGCCGCCGCGCCACCACCACCACCGCCCCCGTTGCCCCAGGATCTGGGAAAGGGCCGGTATCGCCTTGATCTCGGGGCGATCCTCGCTGGCGACACACGCCTCAACGCCCGGGTGGCGCTGTTGCCCGTGCTTCAGGAAAAGGCCTTTATCAGCCTGGAAATCCTCTGTGATCACCTGCCGCGCTGGTTCGACCAGGAACTCGCGGCGCTGGGGTTGCGCGCCGACCCGCCACACCCGCGCGAGAATGGCCCCGGGCTTCGCGTCATCGTCTTCGCCCCGGCCGAAACGGCCCCGGCCAGCGGAGAGCCGTCATGA
- a CDS encoding pyridoxamine 5'-phosphate oxidase family protein, which produces MSDTPAQAPSDRTRVVRYNWLARYDRQTVEAILDATPLAHVGCMMNGVPFVTPTFFWREGDRVYWHGSTAGRMFKALESQDICLTVSLLDGLMLARSAYNFNCNFRSVMVVGRARLISDAEEKREKLRTFVNSLIPGQWERLRPAHDKEITATAIAWLPLDEASCKLRSGPPEDDDEDYAFPAWAGVIPIRYQVLPPEADPRNTAGIEMPADVSRFTLG; this is translated from the coding sequence ATGAGCGACACCCCCGCCCAGGCGCCCAGCGATCGGACCCGCGTCGTGCGCTACAACTGGCTGGCCCGCTATGATCGCCAGACGGTCGAGGCGATTCTCGACGCGACGCCGCTGGCCCATGTCGGCTGCATGATGAACGGCGTTCCCTTTGTCACGCCAACCTTCTTCTGGCGCGAGGGCGACCGCGTCTATTGGCATGGCTCGACCGCCGGGCGGATGTTCAAAGCCCTGGAGAGCCAGGATATCTGCCTGACGGTTTCGTTGCTTGACGGCTTGATGCTGGCGCGCTCGGCCTATAATTTCAACTGCAACTTCCGCTCGGTGATGGTGGTCGGGCGGGCGCGGTTGATCAGCGATGCCGAGGAAAAGCGCGAAAAGCTGCGGACCTTCGTCAATAGCCTGATCCCCGGCCAGTGGGAGCGCCTGCGCCCGGCCCACGACAAGGAGATCACCGCCACGGCGATCGCCTGGCTGCCGCTCGACGAAGCCTCGTGCAAGCTGCGCAGCGGTCCGCCCGAGGACGACGACGAGGATTACGCCTTCCCCGCCTGGGCCGGCGTCATCCCCATCCGCTATCAGGTTCTGCCGCCCGAAGCCGACCCACGCAACACGGCCGGCATCGAGATGCCGGCCGATGTTTCGCGGTTCACGCTGGGATAA
- the anfG gene encoding Fe-only nitrogenase subunit delta, whose product MDDLMKDRIDLLIDYIMKHCLWQFHSRSWDRKRQNEGILTKTTQLLCDEPVDLGTPADKCYWVDAVCLADAYKSRYPWLKTMDKDDIKALMGALHERLDHLTITGSLNLELTDQHY is encoded by the coding sequence ATGGACGACCTCATGAAAGACAGGATCGACCTGCTCATCGACTACATCATGAAACACTGCCTCTGGCAGTTTCACTCCCGGTCCTGGGACAGGAAAAGACAAAACGAAGGTATCCTGACCAAGACCACGCAACTTCTCTGCGATGAACCCGTCGATCTTGGGACGCCTGCGGACAAATGCTATTGGGTCGACGCCGTTTGCTTGGCCGATGCTTATAAAAGTCGGTACCCGTGGTTGAAGACGATGGATAAGGACGACATCAAGGCCTTGATGGGCGCGCTGCACGAGCGCCTCGACCACCTGACCATCACCGGGTCTCTCAACCTGGAACTGACCGACCAACATTATTAG
- a CDS encoding NAD(+)--dinitrogen-reductase ADP-D-ribosyltransferase: MDQTTLRRLGRRLGRRLGHSTNRIGLSTDLIGSAAFNDDPLPLPIAGVREMNAGLFEMLAQAEGRADAADAFLKYMVAAFDIDAEQHAAPIGPDGGRDGTRPFRSSFLRLLIGWGWESNGPEGAVLKGWVESRFGLFPTFHKAKLTEGAEDAWAAYVEEAMASAFHTNAILTQLDLLYEYCQWVLTTFLSPEERHLTLYRGVNAFEEHQILARIDPRTVVLRLNNLTSFSSDREVADCFGDIILTVRVPKVKVMFFNALLPFFPLKAEGEFLVIGGDYLARTETI; encoded by the coding sequence ATGGACCAGACGACGCTCCGCCGCCTTGGCCGCCGCCTTGGCCGCCGCCTTGGCCACAGCACCAATCGGATTGGCCTGTCGACCGACTTGATCGGCAGCGCCGCCTTCAACGACGACCCGCTCCCTTTGCCGATCGCCGGGGTGCGCGAGATGAACGCCGGTTTGTTCGAGATGCTGGCGCAGGCCGAAGGCAGGGCGGATGCCGCCGACGCCTTTTTGAAATACATGGTGGCGGCTTTTGATATCGATGCCGAACAGCATGCCGCCCCGATCGGTCCCGATGGCGGGCGCGATGGCACGCGGCCCTTCCGTTCAAGCTTTCTGCGCTTGCTGATCGGCTGGGGATGGGAGTCGAACGGGCCCGAGGGCGCCGTGCTCAAGGGCTGGGTCGAAAGCCGCTTCGGGCTGTTTCCAACCTTCCATAAGGCCAAATTGACCGAAGGGGCGGAAGACGCCTGGGCCGCTTATGTCGAAGAGGCGATGGCCAGCGCCTTTCACACCAACGCCATCCTGACCCAGCTTGATCTGCTTTATGAATACTGCCAATGGGTTCTGACGACCTTTCTGTCACCCGAGGAGCGCCATCTCACCCTCTATCGCGGGGTGAATGCGTTCGAGGAGCATCAGATCCTGGCGCGGATCGACCCGCGCACGGTTGTCCTGCGGCTGAATAACCTGACGTCGTTCAGCAGCGATCGCGAGGTTGCCGACTGCTTTGGCGATATCATCCTGACGGTGCGGGTGCCAAAGGTGAAAGTTATGTTTTTCAACGCCTTGCTGCCGTTTTTTCCGCTGAAGGCCGAAGGCGAGTTCCTGGTGATCGGCGGCGACTATCTGGCGCGGACCGAGACGATCTAA